TAAAACAAAGATAATAAAAAAAAATGATTTATTTATTTTAAATGATTTATTAGATAGAAGAATATTAAATGAACCTATTGCTTATCTTATACAAAAAAAAGAATTTTGGTCTTTATCTTTTTTTGTTTCTTCTTGCGTTTTAATTCCTAGACCAGATACAGAAATTCTTGTTGAACAAGTTTTATTAAAAATCTCTTCTAAAACAAATACAATTTTAGATTTAGGTACCGGCTGCGGTGCAATTGCTTTAGCTTTAGCTTCAAAAAATTCTAAATGTAAAATTATTGGAGTAGATAATAATTTGAGTGCATTAGAAGTAGCTCGTTATAATTCTAAAATGTTGAATATTCAAAATGTTAATTTTATTTATAGTAATTGGTTTTCAAACCTGTATTTAAAAAAATTTCATATTATTGTTTGTAATCCTCCATATTTATCTCAAAAAGATTTTAATAATTCTTTTTCTAATCTTTTTTTTGAACCATATTCTGCTTTAGTGGCTGGAAAAGATGGAATAGAATGTATACAATATATTATAAAAAATTCTGTTCATTATTTTTTTTCTACAGGTTGGTTATATATTGAACATTGCTATAAACAAACGAAAATAGTAAGAAAACTTTTTAGAAATAATTTTTTTATAAAAATATCTTCAATAAAAGATTATTCTAATCTTAATAGAGTAACTTATGGTTTTTTGAATATAAAAATATAATTTTATAAAAAATTTTTTTTGTATATATTTTGGTTTTTTTACATTTATTTAGGGTAAAATATGATAAATTTAAGTAATATTGATTTTTCTAAAGAATCTTTATTTGAAGTTATGGTTAAACTTATGGTAAAAATTCGTGATGATTTTCCAGAAGAAAATATAATGAAAATATGTACAAATAAAGTTCAGGAATCTTTATTATTTATTTCTGAAACATTAACAGAAATAGAAAAATTAGAAAAATTATTATTTATTTTTTATAAAAAATGGAAATTTGGTTGTTCAGTTAAAATACATAAATTATCTGATATGTTATGGTTAGATAAAGTTATTTTATCTAATCAGGGTAATTCTTTTTCTTTAGGAACTTTTCTTATTCATATTGCCAGTAGACTAAATTTATCAATTATACCTATAATGTTTCCGACACAATTAATTGTTAAATTTAAGAGTTTAGAAGAAAAAATACTATATATTGATCCTGTTAATGGAGATATACTTAATAAACATATTTTACAATCATGGTTAAAAGGTAATATCAGTCCATCAGCTGAATTGCATGAAAATTATTTACAAGAATCTACTTCATCAACTATTATA
The window above is part of the Buchnera aphidicola (Cinara piceae) genome. Proteins encoded here:
- the prmC gene encoding peptide chain release factor N(5)-glutamine methyltransferase, producing MNILKWLSYAEKKLVNSTTSKLDSELLLCFVLKYSKKELLYNKTKIIKKNDLFILNDLLDRRILNEPIAYLIQKKEFWSLSFFVSSCVLIPRPDTEILVEQVLLKISSKTNTILDLGTGCGAIALALASKNSKCKIIGVDNNLSALEVARYNSKMLNIQNVNFIYSNWFSNLYLKKFHIIVCNPPYLSQKDFNNSFSNLFFEPYSALVAGKDGIECIQYIIKNSVHYFFSTGWLYIEHCYKQTKIVRKLFRNNFFIKISSIKDYSNLNRVTYGFLNIKI
- a CDS encoding tetratricopeptide repeat protein — translated: MINLSNIDFSKESLFEVMVKLMVKIRDDFPEENIMKICTNKVQESLLFISETLTEIEKLEKLLFIFYKKWKFGCSVKIHKLSDMLWLDKVILSNQGNSFSLGTFLIHIASRLNLSIIPIMFPTQLIVKFKSLEEKILYIDPVNGDILNKHILQSWLKGNISPSAELHENYLQESTSSTIIQKILDMLKIALIEEQNIELALNVSNILLTLKPKDPYEIRDRGLIFSQLNCYRAALSDLLYFVEQRPEDPVSDIIKMQIHSIEQKKITFH